Proteins co-encoded in one bacterium genomic window:
- the trxB gene encoding thioredoxin-disulfide reductase, giving the protein MANEHTTHNLVILGSGAAGLTASIYAARAALRPVVVAGSQHGGQLTLTSDVENFPGFENPVQGPELMESMRKQAERFQVEFINADATTVDFRRRPLQIVAGDETLLAHAVIIATGAGTNWLGLPNEQRLIGHGVSSCAPCDAFFFRGKEVAVVGGGDSAMEEATFLSKFATRVTIIHRRDSFRASKIMVDRALRNEKISVRWNTVVEDVLGNGQVESLLLHDVVSGRTEKFGVDGLFVAIGHHPNTDVFKGQIELDTNGYIVLDHHTMTSVDGVFAAGDCHDHRYRQAITAAGYGCMAAMDAEKWLEARRG; this is encoded by the coding sequence ATGGCCAACGAGCACACCACCCACAACCTTGTCATTCTGGGCTCCGGCGCCGCCGGCCTGACCGCGTCGATCTACGCGGCCCGGGCGGCCCTGCGGCCTGTCGTCGTGGCCGGCAGCCAGCACGGCGGCCAGCTCACCCTCACGTCGGACGTCGAGAACTTCCCCGGCTTCGAGAATCCGGTGCAGGGTCCGGAATTGATGGAATCCATGCGGAAGCAGGCGGAGCGCTTCCAGGTCGAGTTCATCAACGCCGACGCGACGACGGTGGACTTCCGGCGGCGGCCGCTCCAGATCGTGGCAGGGGACGAGACGCTGCTCGCGCACGCGGTGATCATCGCGACCGGCGCGGGGACGAACTGGCTCGGCCTGCCGAACGAGCAGCGCCTCATCGGGCACGGCGTCTCCTCGTGCGCCCCGTGCGACGCGTTCTTCTTTCGAGGCAAGGAGGTGGCCGTCGTCGGCGGCGGCGACTCCGCGATGGAGGAGGCGACCTTCCTCTCGAAGTTCGCGACCAGGGTGACGATCATCCACCGCCGGGACAGCTTCCGGGCCAGCAAGATCATGGTCGACCGGGCGCTCCGCAACGAGAAGATCAGCGTCCGCTGGAACACCGTGGTCGAGGACGTGTTGGGCAACGGGCAGGTGGAAAGCCTCCTGCTCCACGACGTCGTGTCCGGCCGCACGGAGAAGTTCGGGGTCGACGGCCTGTTCGTCGCGATCGGCCACCATCCCAACACGGACGTCTTTAAGGGTCAGATCGAGCTCGACACGAACGGCTACATCGTGCTGGACCACCACACGATGACGAGCGTCGACGGCGTCTTCGCCGCCGGCGACTGCCACGACCACCGGTACCGCCAGGCGATCACCGCGGCCGGGTACGGCTGCATGGCGGCGATGGACGCCGAGAAGTGGCTCGAAGCCCGCCGCGGATGA
- a CDS encoding 3-oxoacyl-ACP reductase family protein, whose translation MELEGLVAVVTGAGRGIGAAIAARFFAEGAAVALWDVDGASADAGARRLDPAQTRAAGARVDVTDEAGVDRAIAETAKRFGRVDVLVNNAGILGLGTTAEMTVDAFERVMRVNVTGVFICCRAVAPVMTRQGRGKIVNISSLSARTGRPVPVNYAASKGAVVSLTQTLARELGPAGIYVNAIAPGPIATEMTGQFTPEFYARLTAGRATRRDGTPEDVAQAAVYLASARSDWVTGVVLDVNGGILMR comes from the coding sequence ATGGAACTCGAAGGCCTGGTCGCGGTCGTCACCGGCGCGGGCCGGGGCATCGGCGCGGCGATCGCGGCGCGGTTCTTCGCCGAGGGGGCCGCGGTGGCGCTCTGGGACGTCGACGGGGCGTCGGCGGACGCGGGCGCGCGCAGGCTGGACCCGGCGCAGACCCGAGCGGCCGGCGCGCGCGTGGACGTGACGGACGAGGCCGGGGTCGACCGCGCGATAGCCGAGACGGCGAAGCGGTTCGGCCGCGTCGACGTGCTGGTCAACAACGCCGGCATCCTGGGCCTCGGCACCACGGCCGAGATGACCGTGGACGCCTTCGAACGCGTGATGCGCGTCAACGTTACCGGGGTGTTCATCTGCTGCCGGGCGGTCGCGCCGGTGATGACCCGGCAGGGGCGCGGCAAGATCGTGAACATCTCCTCGCTGTCCGCGCGGACCGGGCGGCCGGTCCCGGTGAACTACGCGGCCTCGAAGGGCGCCGTCGTCTCGCTCACGCAGACGCTGGCGCGGGAGCTCGGCCCCGCCGGCATCTACGTCAACGCGATCGCGCCGGGCCCGATCGCGACCGAGATGACCGGCCAATTCACCCCGGAGTTCTACGCACGGCTCACGGCGGGGCGCGCGACGCGGCGCGACGGCACGCCCGAGGACGTCGCCCAGGCCGCGGTCTACCTCGCGTCGGCCCGGTCGGACTGGGTGACGGGCGTCGTGCTCGACGTGAACGGCGGCATCCTGATGCGCTGA
- a CDS encoding aminopeptidase, translating into MADPRVEKLARVLVHYSMKVRKGDLVRIGGPAIAAPHIAAAYREVLRAGGHATVRCSIDGLEETFFKLASDEQLRFISELDRREVEVLNCELRYLGAYNTRALTHVPPDRMRVRREATREIMSRFMERAARRELRWCLTQAPGQADAQEAEMSLTEYEDFVYKAGHVDKDDPVAEWERIEREQAAVAERLGKVKAIRIAAPGTDLTVGVGGRTWISAAGEHNFPDGEVFTGPVENATNGTVTFTFPAIYGGREVTGIRLTFEDGRVTEAKADKGEDFLRSMLDIDAGARVLGEFAFGLNYDIQQFTRNILFDEKIGGTVHMALGAAYPDTGGKNQSGLHWDMILDLRGKGCEAYADGEAVYRAGRFLT; encoded by the coding sequence ATGGCAGATCCCAGAGTTGAGAAGCTCGCTCGCGTTCTCGTGCACTATTCGATGAAGGTCCGCAAGGGCGACCTTGTCCGGATCGGCGGCCCCGCGATCGCCGCGCCCCACATCGCCGCGGCCTATCGCGAGGTGCTGCGGGCCGGCGGACACGCCACCGTCCGCTGCTCGATCGACGGCCTCGAAGAGACGTTCTTCAAGCTGGCCAGCGACGAGCAGCTGCGGTTCATCTCGGAACTGGACCGCCGCGAAGTCGAGGTCCTGAACTGCGAGCTTCGCTACCTCGGCGCCTACAACACCCGCGCGCTCACGCACGTCCCGCCCGACCGGATGCGGGTGCGCCGGGAGGCCACGCGCGAGATCATGTCGCGCTTCATGGAGCGTGCGGCCAGGCGCGAGCTGCGCTGGTGCCTCACCCAGGCGCCGGGCCAGGCCGACGCGCAGGAAGCGGAGATGTCGCTCACCGAGTACGAGGACTTCGTCTACAAGGCCGGGCACGTGGACAAAGACGACCCGGTCGCGGAGTGGGAGCGGATCGAGCGGGAGCAGGCCGCGGTCGCGGAGCGCCTCGGCAAGGTCAAGGCGATTCGCATCGCGGCCCCCGGCACCGACCTGACGGTCGGGGTCGGGGGCCGGACCTGGATCAGCGCCGCCGGCGAGCACAACTTTCCCGACGGCGAAGTCTTCACCGGCCCGGTCGAAAACGCCACCAACGGCACCGTCACGTTTACGTTCCCGGCCATCTACGGAGGGCGCGAGGTCACCGGGATCCGGCTCACCTTCGAGGACGGCCGGGTCACCGAGGCCAAGGCCGACAAGGGCGAAGACTTTCTCCGCTCGATGCTCGACATCGACGCCGGCGCCCGCGTCCTGGGCGAGTTCGCCTTCGGTCTCAACTACGACATCCAGCAGTTTACGCGCAACATTCTCTTCGACGAGAAGATCGGCGGGACGGTGCACATGGCGCTGGGGGCCGCGTATCCGGACACCGGCGGCAAGAACCAGTCCGGCCTGCACTGGGACATGATCCTCGACCTGCGCGGGAAAGGCTGCGAAGCGTACGCCGACGGAGAAGCCGTCTACCGGGCCGGGCGTTTCCTGACGTAG
- a CDS encoding MGMT family protein: MSDLRRTVYAVLRRVPHGRVVTYGQLALIAGRPRAGREVGWIASEGGTGLPWQRVVNRFGGLASGYGPSGRTAHKRDLNAEGIRVRRNLTVDLRRYQWWPDDALCRRLGVSLETRATLSVARHRPPPKPPVERRPSKRRDAAIREARSVELGRAGAGPAPSRGVLPGRTAKRRFLPDYPPD; the protein is encoded by the coding sequence ATGTCCGATCTCCGGCGCACCGTGTACGCCGTGCTGCGCCGCGTCCCGCACGGACGCGTCGTCACCTACGGGCAGCTGGCGCTGATCGCCGGACGGCCGCGCGCCGGCCGCGAAGTCGGCTGGATCGCGTCGGAGGGCGGCACGGGTCTTCCGTGGCAGCGGGTCGTGAACCGCTTCGGAGGGCTGGCGTCGGGCTACGGGCCCAGCGGCCGGACCGCCCACAAGCGAGACCTCAACGCGGAAGGGATCCGCGTGCGCCGGAATCTCACCGTGGATCTGCGGCGCTACCAGTGGTGGCCGGACGACGCGCTCTGCCGCCGGCTCGGGGTGAGCCTCGAGACGCGGGCCACGCTGTCGGTCGCGCGCCACCGCCCGCCGCCGAAGCCGCCCGTCGAGCGGCGGCCGTCGAAGCGCCGGGACGCGGCGATCCGCGAGGCGCGGTCGGTCGAACTCGGACGAGCCGGGGCCGGGCCGGCCCCCTCGCGGGGAGTACTACCCGGGCGGACGGCGAAGAGGCGGTTCCTCCCCGACTACCCGCCCGACTAG